A stretch of the Paenibacillus dendritiformis genome encodes the following:
- the clpC gene encoding ATP-dependent protease ATP-binding subunit ClpC, with product MMFGRFTERAQKVLALAQEEAVRLGHNNIGTEHILLGLIREGEGIAAKALVALGLGLEKIQDEVESLIGRGQEQPTNIAYTPRAKKVIELSMDEARKLGHTYVGTEHILLGLIREGEGVAARVLNNLGISLNKARQQVLQLLGSSEAVSSHHGQSQNVSTPTLDGLARDLTAAAKEGNLDPVIGRSKEIERVIQVLSRRTKNNPVLIGEPGVGKTAVAEGLAQKIINNEIPETLRDKRVMTLDMGSVVAGTKYRGEFEDRLKKIMDEIRQAGNIILFIDELHTLIGAGGAEGAIDASNILKPALARGELQCIGATTLDEYRKYIEKDAALERRFQPITVDQPTIEETIQILKGLRDRYEAHHRVKISDEAIEQAVKLSDRYITDRFLPDKAIDLIDEAGSKVRLNSYTVPPNLKELEARLEDIRKEKDASVQSQEFEKAAALRDTEQKMREELDSVRNQWKEKQGRMDSEVTPEDIAQIVSSWTGVPVVKLKEEETQRLLNMEEVLHERVIGQDEAVKAVSRAIRRARAGLKDPKRPMGSFIFLGPTGVGKTELARALAESLFGDENAVIRIDMSEYMEKHSTARLVGAPPGYVGYEEGGQLTEKVRRKPYSVVLLDEIEKAHPEVFNILLQVLEDGRLTDSKGRVVDFRNTLIILTSNVGAEAIKRNTTLGFTSSDNNERDYNNMKDKVMAELKKSFRPEFLNRIDEIIVFHSLEEKHIAEIVTLMAEELRKRLKEQDVDFQLTDAAKAFLAKEGYDPAYGARPLRRAIQKHIEDRLSEELLKGDIEKGDSVTIDEQDGNLVVLRNTPAKA from the coding sequence ATGATGTTCGGAAGATTTACGGAACGTGCCCAGAAAGTATTGGCATTGGCGCAGGAAGAAGCCGTGCGTCTCGGACATAACAATATCGGAACCGAGCATATTTTGCTCGGGCTGATCCGGGAAGGCGAAGGCATCGCAGCCAAGGCGCTCGTGGCCCTCGGCCTCGGCCTGGAGAAGATTCAGGACGAAGTCGAATCCTTGATTGGCCGCGGGCAGGAGCAGCCTACGAATATCGCCTACACTCCGCGCGCCAAAAAAGTCATTGAGCTGTCCATGGACGAAGCCCGCAAGCTTGGCCATACGTATGTGGGCACGGAACATATTTTGCTGGGCCTGATTCGGGAAGGCGAGGGCGTCGCGGCCCGCGTGCTGAACAACCTCGGCATCAGCCTGAACAAGGCGCGCCAGCAAGTGCTGCAGCTGCTGGGCAGCAGCGAAGCGGTATCCAGCCATCACGGGCAATCCCAGAATGTGAGCACGCCGACGCTGGACGGACTGGCGCGCGATCTGACGGCTGCAGCCAAGGAAGGCAATCTCGACCCGGTCATCGGCCGCAGCAAGGAGATTGAGCGCGTCATCCAGGTGCTGAGCCGCCGCACGAAGAACAATCCGGTCCTCATCGGAGAGCCGGGTGTCGGGAAGACCGCGGTAGCGGAAGGGCTCGCCCAGAAGATTATCAACAACGAGATTCCGGAGACGCTGCGCGACAAGCGCGTTATGACGCTCGATATGGGCTCCGTCGTAGCCGGCACGAAGTACCGGGGCGAATTCGAGGATCGGTTGAAAAAAATTATGGATGAGATCCGCCAAGCGGGGAATATCATCCTGTTCATCGACGAGCTGCACACGCTCATCGGCGCGGGCGGAGCGGAAGGCGCTATCGATGCGTCCAACATTTTGAAGCCGGCGCTGGCTCGGGGCGAGCTCCAATGCATCGGGGCCACGACCTTGGATGAGTACCGCAAATATATCGAGAAGGACGCCGCCCTGGAGCGCCGCTTCCAACCGATTACGGTCGATCAGCCGACGATCGAAGAGACGATTCAGATTTTGAAAGGGCTGCGGGACCGCTACGAAGCGCATCACCGCGTCAAGATTAGCGATGAAGCGATTGAGCAGGCCGTGAAGCTGTCCGACCGCTATATTACGGATCGCTTCCTGCCGGACAAAGCCATCGACCTGATTGACGAAGCTGGGTCCAAAGTACGCTTGAATTCCTACACGGTACCGCCGAACCTAAAGGAACTGGAAGCACGTCTGGAAGACATCCGCAAGGAGAAGGACGCTTCCGTGCAGAGCCAGGAATTCGAAAAGGCGGCCGCGCTTCGCGATACGGAGCAGAAGATGCGCGAGGAGCTGGATTCGGTACGGAACCAGTGGAAGGAGAAGCAGGGCCGCATGGATTCCGAGGTTACGCCGGAAGATATCGCCCAGATCGTCTCCAGCTGGACCGGCGTGCCGGTCGTCAAGCTGAAGGAAGAGGAAACGCAGCGTCTTCTCAATATGGAAGAGGTGCTGCATGAGCGCGTCATCGGCCAGGATGAAGCAGTCAAGGCCGTTAGCCGGGCGATTCGCCGGGCACGCGCAGGCTTGAAGGATCCGAAGCGCCCGATGGGCTCCTTCATCTTCCTCGGTCCGACCGGAGTCGGGAAGACGGAATTGGCCCGCGCGCTGGCGGAGTCGCTCTTCGGCGACGAGAACGCGGTTATCCGCATCGATATGTCGGAGTATATGGAGAAGCATTCGACCGCGCGCCTGGTCGGAGCTCCTCCGGGATATGTCGGCTATGAGGAAGGCGGCCAGCTGACCGAGAAGGTGCGCCGCAAGCCATACTCCGTCGTGCTGCTCGATGAGATTGAGAAGGCGCATCCGGAAGTATTCAACATCCTGCTGCAGGTGCTGGAGGATGGACGCCTCACCGATTCGAAGGGACGGGTCGTCGACTTCCGCAACACGCTCATCATTCTGACATCGAATGTCGGCGCCGAGGCGATCAAGCGCAATACGACGCTGGGCTTCACCTCTTCCGACAACAATGAGCGCGACTACAACAATATGAAAGATAAAGTGATGGCTGAATTGAAGAAGAGCTTCCGTCCGGAGTTCTTGAACCGGATTGACGAGATTATCGTCTTCCACTCGCTGGAAGAGAAGCATATCGCCGAGATCGTAACCCTGATGGCCGAGGAGCTTCGCAAGCGGTTGAAGGAGCAGGATGTCGACTTCCAATTGACCGATGCGGCGAAGGCGTTCCTGGCCAAGGAAGGCTACGATCCGGCCTACGGAGCGCGTCCGCTCCGCCGGGCGATTCAGAAGCATATCGAAGATCGCCTGTCCGAGGAATTGCTGAAGGGCGACATCGAGAAGGGCGATTCCGTCACGATCGACGAACAGGACGGCAATCTGGTCGTGCTTCGCAATACGCCGGCCAAGGCCTGA
- the radA gene encoding DNA repair protein RadA — MAKVKTKFFCTDCGYESPKWMGKCPGCGEWNTMVEERETVVKTAGVHTSLIQTKEKPQSIIQIESKQEARLSTTIDELNRVLGGGVVPGSLILVGGDPGIGKSTLLLQASNALAASGLKVLYVSGEESTRQTKLRADRLGVLSERLFVLSETNLQYIEEAIEAMSPDFLVIDSIQTVYQPSVESAPGSVAQVRECTSVCMRIAKGRGIATVLVGHVTKEGAIAGPRMLEHMVDCVLYFEGERHHSYRILRAVKNRFGSTNEIGIFEMTEGGLTEVKNPSEMFLQERPLGVSGSTVVASLEGTRPVLVEMQALVSATNFPSPRRMSTGIDHQRLSLIIAVLEKRMGMFLQNQDAYVNVAGGLKLDEPAVDLAIAVALASSFRDMPTQAYDVVFGEVGLTGEVRAVSRAEQRVKEAEKLGFKRIILPEKSLRGWTPSGHIEIVGVNTVAEALTAALG; from the coding sequence ATGGCTAAAGTAAAAACCAAGTTTTTCTGTACGGATTGCGGATATGAATCCCCGAAGTGGATGGGCAAATGCCCGGGCTGCGGCGAGTGGAACACGATGGTGGAGGAGCGGGAGACGGTCGTCAAGACGGCGGGCGTCCACACTTCCCTCATTCAAACGAAAGAAAAACCGCAATCGATCATACAAATAGAAAGTAAACAGGAAGCGCGCCTGTCCACGACGATCGATGAATTGAACCGCGTGCTCGGCGGCGGCGTGGTGCCGGGCTCGCTCATCCTCGTGGGCGGCGACCCGGGCATCGGCAAATCGACGCTGCTGCTCCAGGCGTCCAACGCGCTGGCAGCCAGCGGGTTGAAGGTGCTGTACGTGTCCGGCGAGGAATCGACGCGCCAGACGAAGCTGCGCGCGGACCGGCTCGGGGTGCTGTCCGAGCGGCTGTTCGTTCTGAGCGAGACGAATTTGCAGTATATCGAAGAGGCGATCGAGGCCATGAGCCCCGATTTTCTCGTCATCGACTCGATCCAGACGGTATATCAGCCGTCAGTCGAATCGGCTCCCGGCAGCGTGGCCCAAGTTCGCGAATGCACAAGCGTGTGCATGCGCATTGCGAAGGGAAGAGGCATCGCGACCGTCCTCGTCGGCCATGTGACGAAGGAAGGAGCCATCGCCGGCCCCCGCATGCTGGAGCATATGGTGGACTGCGTGCTTTATTTCGAAGGCGAGCGCCATCATTCGTACCGCATCCTGCGGGCCGTGAAGAACCGCTTCGGTTCCACGAACGAGATCGGCATCTTCGAGATGACGGAAGGCGGCTTGACGGAAGTGAAGAATCCGTCCGAGATGTTCCTTCAGGAACGCCCGCTGGGGGTCTCCGGCTCGACGGTCGTCGCCAGCTTGGAAGGGACGCGCCCGGTCCTTGTCGAGATGCAGGCGCTCGTGTCGGCGACGAACTTCCCTTCGCCGCGGAGAATGTCGACGGGAATCGATCATCAGCGGTTGTCGCTCATCATTGCCGTGCTGGAGAAGCGCATGGGCATGTTCCTTCAGAACCAGGATGCCTATGTGAATGTAGCCGGGGGGCTGAAGCTCGATGAGCCGGCGGTCGATCTTGCGATTGCGGTTGCCTTGGCGTCGAGCTTCCGCGATATGCCGACCCAGGCGTATGATGTCGTCTTCGGCGAAGTGGGACTGACAGGAGAGGTGCGCGCGGTGTCCCGTGCGGAGCAGCGCGTGAAGGAAGCCGAGAAGCTGGGCTTCAAGCGGATTATTTTGCCAGAGAAAAGCCTGCGGGGATGGACCCCTTCTGGACATATTGAGATAGTGGGCGTAAATACGGTAGCGGAAGCATTGACCGCAGCGTTAGGTTAG
- a CDS encoding UvrB/UvrC motif-containing protein, producing the protein MMCQQCGQKPATLHFTKIINGQKTEFHICESCAREKGEWIPGTANGFSIHNLLSGLLDFDLSGGAAKGSGDYGAQKPQAMRCEKCGLTHSQFGKLGRFGCDECYSFFGNRLDPLLKRVHGNTVHTGKIPKRGGGRIQRKRELDELKLELQKSIAQEEFERAAQLRDRIRQLEKEGNEGGPDSSAQHG; encoded by the coding sequence ATGATGTGTCAACAATGCGGTCAGAAGCCGGCTACTCTGCACTTTACGAAAATCATTAACGGGCAGAAGACGGAATTCCACATCTGTGAATCGTGTGCCCGTGAGAAAGGCGAATGGATACCGGGCACGGCTAACGGCTTCTCCATCCATAATTTGCTGTCAGGACTGCTCGACTTCGATTTGTCCGGCGGAGCAGCCAAGGGAAGCGGCGACTACGGTGCGCAGAAGCCTCAGGCGATGCGCTGCGAGAAATGCGGGCTGACCCACTCCCAGTTCGGGAAGCTGGGCCGCTTCGGATGTGACGAGTGCTATTCCTTCTTCGGCAACCGGCTCGATCCGCTGCTGAAGCGTGTTCATGGGAATACGGTTCATACCGGCAAAATTCCGAAGCGCGGCGGCGGGCGCATTCAACGCAAGCGCGAGCTGGATGAGCTGAAGCTCGAGCTTCAGAAGAGCATTGCCCAGGAAGAATTCGAACGGGCGGCGCAGCTGCGCGACCGTATTCGGCAGCTGGAGAAGGAAGGGAACGAAGGGGGCCCTGACTCGTCTGCTCAGCATGGCTAA
- a CDS encoding protein arginine kinase codes for MAQRQFMEHAISDWMRGTGPDSEIVISSRIRVARNLCGVPFPLLATNQQSVEVLNQLAAVMEQPEMSGFHTSFHRWNLAELSDLEKQVLVEKHLISPTLVNESRNGAVILSEDESISIMLNEEDHLRIQCLYPGLQIREAWEQASRIDDIFEARVDYAFDEKRGYLTSCPTNVGTGIRASVMMHLPALVMTQQINRILQAVTQVGLAVRGIYGEGSEAIGNLFQVSNQITLGQSEAEIIDSLYSVVKQIIEHEKTARDQLLENNRMRLTDRICRSYGILKHAAIMDSKEAAQRLSDIRLGSDLNILNHLDPSDFNELLVMTQPGFLQHIYKKSLSTEERDMYRARLIRDKLTKSKTTNGGA; via the coding sequence ATGGCCCAACGCCAATTCATGGAGCATGCGATAAGTGACTGGATGCGCGGCACGGGACCGGACTCCGAGATCGTCATCAGCAGCCGCATCCGCGTAGCGCGTAACCTGTGCGGCGTGCCGTTCCCGCTGCTTGCGACGAACCAGCAATCGGTCGAAGTGCTGAACCAGCTGGCCGCGGTCATGGAGCAGCCGGAGATGTCAGGCTTCCATACGTCTTTTCATCGATGGAACCTGGCGGAACTAAGCGATCTGGAGAAGCAGGTGCTGGTTGAGAAGCATTTGATCTCGCCGACCCTCGTGAATGAATCGCGCAATGGAGCGGTCATTTTGAGCGAGGATGAATCGATCAGCATTATGCTGAACGAGGAAGATCATTTGCGCATTCAATGCCTGTACCCGGGACTGCAGATTCGGGAAGCGTGGGAGCAGGCCAGCCGGATCGATGACATATTCGAAGCGCGTGTCGATTACGCGTTCGACGAGAAGCGGGGATACTTGACCAGCTGCCCGACCAATGTGGGGACAGGGATTCGGGCCTCCGTCATGATGCACTTGCCGGCCCTCGTCATGACGCAGCAGATTAACCGCATTCTCCAGGCAGTTACCCAGGTGGGTCTGGCGGTGCGCGGCATTTACGGCGAAGGCAGCGAAGCGATAGGCAATCTGTTCCAGGTGTCGAACCAGATTACGCTTGGCCAATCGGAAGCCGAGATTATCGACAGCCTGTACAGTGTCGTGAAGCAGATTATCGAGCATGAGAAGACGGCCCGCGACCAGCTGCTCGAGAATAACCGCATGCGCCTGACGGATCGCATTTGCCGATCCTACGGAATATTGAAGCATGCGGCAATTATGGATTCCAAGGAAGCGGCCCAACGGCTGTCGGATATCCGTCTTGGTTCGGATCTCAATATTTTGAACCATCTCGATCCTTCCGACTTCAATGAACTGCTCGTGATGACACAGCCAGGCTTCCTTCAGCATATATACAAGAAATCATTGTCTACGGAAGAACGAGACATGTATCGGGCTAGATTGATACGCGACAAATTAACCAAATCGAAAACGACCAATGGAGGTGCTTGA
- a CDS encoding CtsR family transcriptional regulator translates to MRNISDLIEQHLKIMLIDSPEGAVEIQRNDLAEQFSCVPSQINYVISTRFTLEKGYVVESKRGGGGYIRIQRIELPDQRAIHAHLCESIGNRIGQEAAEGLIYQLEEANVISRREAILLRAAVSRDNLAVKLPYRDEIRARLLRAMLLGLLSKQ, encoded by the coding sequence ATGCGCAATATTTCCGATTTGATTGAGCAGCATTTGAAAATCATGTTGATCGATAGTCCGGAAGGCGCGGTGGAGATTCAGCGCAATGATCTCGCAGAGCAGTTCTCCTGTGTTCCTTCCCAGATCAACTATGTGATCAGCACTCGCTTCACTCTGGAGAAGGGTTACGTTGTGGAGAGCAAGCGCGGCGGCGGCGGGTATATCCGCATCCAGCGGATTGAGCTGCCGGATCAGCGTGCGATTCATGCCCATCTATGCGAATCGATCGGGAATCGGATCGGGCAGGAGGCAGCGGAAGGGCTCATATATCAACTGGAAGAAGCGAACGTCATTTCCCGGCGGGAAGCGATACTGCTGCGAGCGGCGGTATCACGCGACAATCTGGCGGTGAAGCTGCCCTACCGGGACGAGATCCGCGCCCGTCTCCTGCGGGCGATGCTGCTCGGGCTGTTAAGCAAGCAATAA
- the pssA gene encoding CDP-diacylglycerol--serine O-phosphatidyltransferase, which translates to MITKSIPSLFTVGNLFLGIISIMLAFHNNYDLAALMIIIAMLLDGLDGRVARALNAQSEFGKELDSLSDVISFGVAPAFIMYVVAFSDMNPALGWVVTAIFPICGALRLARFNVKAGIPGYFIGLPIPAAGGVACTLALFHESIPAPYLIIAMLLLSYLMVSTVKYPNFKKVGISKKALWLTPFVIAAAVGIALWKPEQTPKLIFVPLVLYALLGLKKNVRMLKRRRGKQRDSEEWVRSKHS; encoded by the coding sequence ATGATTACAAAGTCCATTCCGAGCTTGTTTACCGTTGGTAACCTGTTCCTCGGAATCATTTCCATCATGCTTGCGTTTCATAATAATTATGATTTGGCTGCTCTCATGATTATCATCGCAATGCTGCTGGACGGTCTAGACGGCCGCGTGGCCCGGGCCTTGAACGCGCAGAGCGAATTCGGCAAAGAGCTCGATTCCTTGTCCGATGTCATTTCCTTCGGTGTGGCGCCGGCATTTATTATGTACGTGGTCGCTTTTAGCGATATGAACCCGGCGTTGGGTTGGGTCGTTACCGCCATCTTCCCGATTTGCGGGGCGCTCCGGCTGGCCCGCTTCAACGTGAAGGCAGGCATTCCGGGCTACTTCATCGGCTTGCCGATTCCGGCCGCAGGCGGCGTAGCCTGCACCTTGGCGCTGTTCCATGAAAGCATTCCGGCACCGTACCTTATCATCGCCATGCTTTTATTATCGTACTTAATGGTTAGCACCGTGAAATACCCGAATTTCAAAAAGGTCGGCATTTCCAAAAAAGCGCTCTGGCTGACGCCTTTCGTCATCGCGGCAGCTGTCGGCATCGCGCTCTGGAAGCCGGAACAGACGCCGAAGCTCATTTTCGTGCCGCTGGTTCTGTACGCACTGCTCGGCTTAAAAAAAAACGTTAGGATGCTGAAACGGCGCCGAGGCAAACAGCGCGATTCGGAAGAATGGGTCCGCTCGAAGCATTCGTAA
- a CDS encoding ABC transporter ATP-binding protein, translated as MTAKLVLENINKQYGEGDTTVMALKNVSLQVDEGEFVAVVGPSGSGKSTFLSIAGALLTPTSGRLLISGSDIANISARRLNRVRLEHIGFVFQSSNLVPYLTVLDQLMLIGKLGRQGKREAEQKAVQLLSEVGLEHRLHHYPDKLSGGERQRVAIARALMNDPGVILADEPTASLDSTRGRAVVEMLASEVRSRRKAAVMVTHDERVLDLCDRVITIKDGMPD; from the coding sequence ATGACAGCCAAGCTTGTATTGGAAAATATCAATAAGCAGTATGGCGAAGGGGATACGACGGTAATGGCTTTGAAAAATGTATCCCTGCAAGTCGATGAAGGGGAATTTGTCGCCGTCGTCGGTCCGTCCGGCTCAGGAAAGAGCACCTTTCTCTCGATCGCGGGAGCGCTGCTGACTCCGACGAGCGGCCGCCTCCTCATCAGCGGCTCCGACATCGCCAATATATCGGCCCGCCGTCTGAATCGCGTTCGCCTTGAGCATATCGGATTCGTGTTTCAATCCTCGAATCTGGTGCCGTATTTGACGGTGCTGGATCAGTTGATGCTGATAGGCAAGCTTGGACGACAGGGAAAAAGGGAAGCGGAACAAAAGGCGGTGCAGCTTCTGAGCGAGGTGGGGCTGGAGCATCGGCTACATCATTACCCCGACAAGCTCTCCGGCGGGGAGCGCCAGCGGGTTGCGATCGCCCGCGCTTTAATGAATGATCCCGGCGTTATTCTGGCTGACGAGCCGACGGCCAGTCTTGATTCGACGCGCGGAAGAGCCGTCGTGGAGATGCTCGCTTCCGAGGTCCGTTCCCGGCGCAAAGCGGCTGTAATGGTCACGCACGACGAGCGTGTGCTTGATTTATGCGATCGCGTCATTACGATCAAGGACGGCATGCCTGATTGA
- a CDS encoding ABC transporter permease translates to MFLAVRELKHARARFLLIGFIMVMIASLTLIISGLANGLSDDNASAIKRMKADFIVYQSDTEFKLSRSSLPRERLAQVAEQDGVHEATPLAQTMPTLTRDGSERKSDVTLFAIDTKGMLMPPIVEGASPVVNDAHEVVVDRSLQKDGVKLGATLTIPDTKATLKVVGFAEGQTFSHTPVIYMDMKSMDAMMDTLGRQAPPYNAIAIKGDPSVPDTLASHIDGVETATLKEAMSGIPGFKEEQGSLSMMIGFLVVIAAFVQAVFFYVITLQKTNQYGIIKAIGASTSYLARNLIGQVLLLAVVAVAISIGLTFGLSFILPAGMPFELGGKVLATYSVMLVLVSVLGALLSLRRIAQVDAMEAIGRVE, encoded by the coding sequence ATGTTTTTAGCGGTGCGGGAATTGAAGCATGCCCGAGCCCGGTTTTTACTGATCGGGTTCATTATGGTCATGATTGCTTCCTTAACATTAATCATCTCCGGTCTGGCGAACGGCCTCTCGGACGATAATGCGTCCGCGATCAAGCGGATGAAGGCGGATTTCATCGTGTACCAGTCCGATACAGAGTTCAAGCTGTCGCGCTCCTCCTTGCCGAGAGAGCGGTTGGCGCAAGTCGCCGAGCAGGACGGCGTGCATGAAGCGACGCCGCTTGCGCAGACGATGCCGACGCTGACCCGGGACGGATCGGAGCGGAAGTCCGATGTGACGTTGTTCGCAATTGATACAAAAGGGATGCTGATGCCTCCGATCGTGGAAGGAGCATCCCCGGTGGTGAACGATGCGCATGAAGTGGTGGTTGACCGCTCTCTGCAAAAAGATGGAGTGAAGCTCGGTGCTACGTTGACCATCCCAGATACGAAGGCAACCTTGAAGGTCGTAGGCTTTGCGGAAGGGCAGACATTCAGTCATACGCCTGTCATCTATATGGATATGAAGAGTATGGATGCAATGATGGACACATTGGGCCGGCAAGCCCCGCCTTATAACGCGATTGCGATAAAAGGGGACCCGTCGGTTCCGGATACGCTGGCTTCCCACATCGACGGCGTCGAGACGGCGACGCTGAAGGAGGCGATGTCAGGCATCCCCGGTTTCAAGGAAGAACAAGGCTCTTTATCGATGATGATCGGTTTCCTCGTCGTCATCGCCGCTTTTGTGCAAGCTGTTTTCTTCTATGTTATTACTTTGCAAAAAACGAATCAGTACGGCATCATCAAGGCGATTGGGGCGAGCACCTCGTACTTGGCGCGGAATCTTATCGGACAAGTCCTGCTGCTGGCGGTCGTCGCCGTCGCGATCAGCATTGGATTGACCTTCGGCCTTAGCTTCATATTGCCAGCCGGCATGCCATTCGAGCTCGGCGGCAAGGTTCTGGCCACGTACTCGGTGATGCTCGTGCTTGTGTCAGTGCTCGGAGCATTGTTGTCCTTGCGGCGCATCGCGCAGGTCGACGCCATGGAAGCGATAGGGAGGGTGGAGTAA
- the disA gene encoding DNA integrity scanning diadenylate cyclase DisA — MKDSQQDIMNDLLRMVAPGTPFRDGLENVLRAKTGALIVVGYSPEVMEVVDGGFSINSDFSPSYLYELAKMDGAIILSEDVKRILYANTQLIPDSSIPSIETGIRHRTAERVAKQTGKLVVSISQRRNIITLYQGSLRYALKEIGVILTKANQAIQTLEKYRAVLVQGMTNLTASEFEEQVTLYDVVNVLQRIEMVLRIKMEIKRYINELGTEGRLISMQLEELVSNTEEDAWLLLKDYARDNGDDKVREILVQLKKSTADELLDAHHLIRLLGYPTTSAIQDESVSPRGYRVLSKIPRLPNVIIQNLVDTFQYLPHVMMATIEELDDVDGIGEVRARAIKEGLKRIQEQVFIDRQI; from the coding sequence ATGAAGGACAGTCAGCAGGATATTATGAACGATCTGTTGCGCATGGTGGCGCCGGGCACTCCGTTCCGCGACGGACTGGAGAACGTGCTCCGGGCGAAGACAGGCGCGCTTATCGTCGTCGGCTACAGCCCGGAAGTGATGGAGGTCGTCGATGGCGGCTTCTCCATCAACAGCGATTTCTCGCCGAGCTACTTGTATGAGTTGGCCAAGATGGACGGCGCGATCATTTTGAGCGAAGACGTGAAGCGGATCCTGTATGCGAACACGCAGCTGATCCCGGATTCCTCCATCCCGTCGATTGAGACGGGGATTCGCCACCGCACGGCGGAGCGGGTCGCGAAGCAGACGGGCAAGCTGGTCGTATCGATATCCCAGCGCCGCAATATCATTACCCTGTACCAAGGCAGCCTCCGGTATGCGCTGAAGGAGATTGGCGTCATCCTGACGAAGGCGAATCAGGCGATTCAGACCTTGGAGAAATATCGAGCCGTGCTCGTTCAGGGAATGACGAACTTAACCGCTTCCGAATTCGAGGAGCAAGTGACGCTGTACGATGTCGTCAATGTGTTGCAACGGATCGAGATGGTATTACGTATTAAAATGGAGATAAAGCGATACATCAACGAACTGGGAACGGAAGGCCGTCTCATCAGCATGCAGTTGGAGGAATTGGTGAGCAACACGGAAGAGGATGCGTGGCTGCTGCTCAAGGATTATGCCCGCGACAACGGGGATGACAAAGTCCGCGAGATTCTCGTTCAACTGAAGAAGAGCACCGCCGACGAGCTGCTGGACGCGCACCATCTGATACGGCTGCTCGGTTACCCGACGACAAGCGCCATCCAGGATGAATCGGTATCTCCGCGCGGTTACCGCGTGCTGAGCAAGATTCCTCGCTTGCCGAACGTCATCATTCAGAACCTGGTAGATACGTTCCAATACTTGCCTCACGTCATGATGGCTACGATCGAAGAACTGGATGACGTGGACGGAATTGGCGAAGTGCGCGCACGCGCCATCAAGGAAGGGCTCAAGCGTATTCAGGAGCAGGTATTCATTGACAGGCAAATTTGA